The nucleotide window TCTTCTTCGACGCGCCGGTCGAACCCGACGCGCTCACCACGTTCATCCGCGAGGTCCCCATCCCGTCCGAACTGCGTCTGCTGGAGGAGTCGGGCGAACGATTCGAGACCGACAACACGATCGACTGGGCCGAGATCACCCAGACCAACCGCACCGCGCGGTACCGCAGCTACGACGGGCGGATCCACGTGTCGGCGCGCGACACCGGCGAGGAGAAGCGCGTCAAGTTGCTGCCGCTGTCGACGTCGCTGTCGATGGGCGAATACGAGCGGCTCCAGCTCGAGTTCGCCCGGACCGGCGGCACCCGACAGGAGGCACTCGCACGCGCCATCTACAACGACGCGGAGCGGCTCACCCGCGAGGTGCAGAACCGGCTCGAGCAGGCCATCGGTGACGTGCTCACCGACGGCAAGCTCACTATCAACGAGGGCGGGTTCGTTGGCGAGGCCGACTACGGCGTCCCCGCCAACCAGATCGTGACGGCCGCCATCGCGTGGACCGACACGACCAACGCCACCGTCCTGACCGACCTTGTTGCCTGGTACGACGTGCAGATCGGCAACGGGGTCATCCCCGAGGTGATTCGGACGTCCAACCGGGTCATCCGTCTGATGACCAAGAACAAGGAGATCATCGACGCCGTCCACGGCTCGACTCAGGGACGCACACGCGTCACCATCGATGACTTGAACAGCCTCCTGGCATCCGAGGGGCTGCCGCAGGTCGTCGCTTCCTACGACACGCAGGTCGACGTCGATGGGACCGCCACGCGGACCATCCCCGACGACCGGCTGCTGTTCACGCCGGCGTCGCTGACCGATCTGGTGCAGGTCGCGATGGGCATCTCCGCGACCGCGCTCGAGCTCGTTGACTCCAACCTGGCTGAGATGGATTTCGAGGAGGCTCCTGGCATCGTCGGGGTCGTGGAGAAGATCGGCCCCCCCTACCGCGAGTTCACGTTCGTGGATGCGGTCGGGATGCCCGTCCTCACCGACGCCAAGCGGCTCTTCGTCGCTGACGTCGCCTGATCAGGAGGGATCACATCATGAGCGCCAAGAAGCTCAAGACCGATGTCCACGTCGCCAACGAGGCGGGCGAGACGCAGGTGTTCAAGGCCGGCACCACCCCTCCCCCGGAGGTGGCTAACAGGATCACCAACCCCAACGCCTGGGAGGAGGGCGACACGTCCGCCCAGGACGCCACCGACGATGCGGGTGGGGAGGCCCCGGCACTGCCGGACGATGCGCCGCCCCGCGCCGGGAAGGGCTCCGGAACCGAGGAGTGGCGCGCCTACGCGACCGAGAAGTTCGGGCTGGAGCTGGCTGAAGACGCCAGCCGTGACGACATCATCGAGGCGGTCTCGGCGGCTCACACCGCCAACGGCTGACCGCCCCGCCCTGGGGCGGGTCGTGACCGTCCCGCCCCAGGGCTTCCTCGTGCCGGACCGTCCCGGAGGGTCGAGCGATGCCTGAGCTGCCACTGCTCGCCACCATCGACGACTTGCAACGGCGGGTCGGACAGATCGACCCGGACTCGGTCGACCGGGCCGAGTCGCTGCTCGCCTACGCGTCCAGCCTCGTACGCGCCGACGCGAACCGCCGGTGGGAGACCGACCCTCCCGAAGAGCTGGTCGAGGTCGTCGTCGGCATGGTCGAACGTGCCCGCGACAACCCCGCGGGGCTCACCCAGGACACTGTCGGTCCGTTCTCCGTCTCGTACGGACCCGAGGCCGCTCAGCGCGTCTACCTGACCAAGGGTGACCGGGCCATCATCCGTTCCGCGGCTGGAGGCGGAGCGTTCACAGTGCCGCAACGGACCGGACCTGCCGGCTGGCACGGTGGCAGGTCGTCCTGGTGACGGGAGAGACCGTCACCCTCCACCGCCACGCAGCAGGTGGCACCGACGCGCACGGCAACACCACCTACACCTACACCGACGAGACGGTCGAGGGGGCTGCGGTCGCGCCGCGTCAGGGCGAGGAGACCGGCAACAACCGCGATACCGCCATCGTGGGCCTCACCGTCTACCTCACCCACGAGGTCGAGATGAGTCCACTGGATCAAATGACGGTCCGTGGCGTGCGCTACAGCATCGTGGGTGAACCGGGCCTGTGGGTCAGCCCGCACACGGGCGTGACCCGCGGAGTCCAGGTCGCTCTGGAACGGATCGAGGGGTAGATGGCACGCGTCAAGATCCGCCTCACCCGCAACGGGCCCCGCCTACTGCGCCAGTCCGCCGGTGTCGCCGCAGACCTGGCCGCTCGCGCGGAACGGATCGCCGCCGCCGCGGGACCCGGCATGGTCGTCGACACCAGGATCGGCAAGAGCCGTGCCCGAGCCTCCGTGATCGCCTCCACGCCGCAGGCACGACGAGCAGAGGCCACGGGTCGCGCCCTGACCCGCTCCATCGACGCAGGACGATGATGATGGCCACCGTGAAGGTCGACCTCGCCAAGCTCACCGTCTGCAAGACGTGCGGTGCCGTTGTCGCCGATAAGCGGACACACGAGAAGTGGCACCGGGACTGATGAGCGACCCGGTGGCGTTCCCCGACATCGAAGCGGCCTTGGTGGCCTGGCTCCCCACCGTCCTGGCCGCCCACGGCATCGACCAGCCCGTCACGACCCGCGTCCCCAACCCCCGACCTGCCAGGTTCATCCGGGTCGTGCGCACCGGCGGCCCGCAACGCAACGTGGTGGTCGACGGGGCGCAGGTCACGTTCGAGTGCTGGGACGACGACGCCCCCGCTGCGGCTCATACGGCCCGAATCGTTCGTGCCGTCGTCGCCGCAGCCCGCAACGTGCGGACCCCGTCCGGCGAACTGATCTACCACACCGACGAGTTCTCCGGCCCGGCACTACTCCCTGATGTGTCGGGCCAGCCCCGCTACTCGTGGACCGTGCAGCTTCACACGCGAGGCGTACCACTGCCGGTCTAGCCAGCGCGCCCCCCTGAACCGCCGCCGCCCGGTGGCCGACTCTGCAGAAGGAGAGAACCATGCTAGATGCGACCAAAGTACGCGTCGGCGTGACCGGTGCGGTGTACGTCGCCCCAGAAGGAACGGCTCGGCCGACCGACGCGACTGCGGCCCTGATCGCCGCGTTCGTGGACGTCGGCTACATCTCCGAGGACGGCGTCACCGAGAGCCAAGACGAGGACGTCGAGGACATCACTGCGTGGCAGAACGGCGCGAAGGTCCGCAAGGTCAAGACCAGCCACGACCTGATGTACAGCTTCACCATGATCGAGACGTCCGCGGTCACCCTGCGCGAGTACTACGGCAACTTCGCCGCGGCCGACTCCGTCGCTGTCGGCAACCCCGTCGACGACACCGTAGAGATCGACGGTGTCGAGCTGCCCCACCGCGTCTGGGTCCTGTCCGTCCTCGACGGTGAGCACGTCCTACGGGTCGTCATCCCCGATGGTCAGGTCACCGAACGTGGCGACATCACCTACGTCAACGGCGAAGCGGTCGGGCGCGAGGTCACCATCTCGTGCTTCCCCGACGCCAACGGGAACAAGGCCTACATCTACATGGCCGAGGTCGCAGTCGTCTGATCCGACACGCCCGCTGAGGCGATGGTCGCAGGAGGTCAACATGCGAGAAGTCACTTTCAACGGTCCCCAGAACGCGCTCCGCATCTCGGGGTCGGGTCGGGTGCTGCGCCGCGGCGACCGCACCGAGGTCACCAACGACGAGGCAGACCTGCTCGCCGACTCCGGCCACGACGTCACCATCCACCGGACCAAGTCCGACACGGACGAGAACGGGTCGGGGACCGACGGCACGGGCGACGGCGAGTGACAAGCGCCGGGGAGGCGGGACCGCGCTGGCCCGCCTCCCCGGTGACAACCCCACTCCAGCGCATCAGCGTCCAGCGCAACAGGAGCCAGCGCGATGACAAACGAGCAGTTCCACCACCGCCTCGACGACGGCCGCGAAATCGTCCTGCCCCACATGCGCAACATCAAGGCCGGGCTCATCCGCAAGGTCCGCCGCCTCAGTGAAGCCGACCAGACGTTCACGATCCTCGAAGCCGTCGCCGACGACGATGTGCTGGCGATCATCGATGACCTCAAAGGCCACCAGCTCGAGGAGCTGATGGAGGCGTGGGAGAAGGCGTCGGTGTCGCTGGGGGAATCCTCGGCCTCTACGGGCTCGTAGAGCAGCACCGTGAGGCCATCGACTACGACCTGCTCACCCTCGGCCTCGACCTAGGCGATCTTGGCACTCCCCGTCTCGACTGGTCGCGGCTGAGAGCCGTGGTGGTGTACTCGCCGGCCACGTCTGCCCTGGCCAGCTCCATGCACGGCGACGCCGCTTCGTGGTCCGTCAGCGACCATCTCCTCGCTGCGGCTGTTGACGCGCTGAACGCGGGCAACTGGCAGCGTGGAGGAGGCAAGGGACGCCGGCCCAAGCCAGTGGCACGACCAGGTGAGAAGCCCAAGGATCAGCGGCGGTTCGGCACCGGGAAGATGTCGCTGAGTCAGGCACAGGCGTTCTTCGCCCGGATCAACCGTCCCGAGCCCGTGCGCGCTGCCGAAGTAGAGGCGTCCTGTACCGCTGAGGGCTGTTCCCGGCCGGTCCACGCACGCGGGATGTGCTCCATGCACTACAAGCGCTGGTGGCGTCAGAGCCGCAGCTCACCGTGAGCGCTGTCCTGCCCTCGGTCGTCGCCCTCCGAGGACCTCATCCCGTTCCCCGGCACGGCGAGTGCGCGACACGGAGGTAGGCGATGGCTGCTGTCGAGCTCGCCACGGCCTACGTCCAGCTCTTGCCCTCGACGAGAGGGATCAAGAAGCAGCTCGACCGGGAGCTGTCGGGACCGGCCGCCGAGGCGGGTCAGAGGGCCGGCGAGAGAGCCGGTGGGCGTTTCTCGGGGGCGTTCACCGGGATCGTATCGACGGCGTTGAAGGTGGGCGGGGTCGCGGCCGCGGCCGCGTTCGGGGCATCGCTGGTCAAGGGCTTCGGCCGTCTGAAGGCGATCGACGACGCCCGGTTCAAGCTCGCCGGTCTCGGCCACGACGCTGCCGTGGTCGACGCGATGATGACGGACGCGCTCGCGTCGGTGAAGGGGACCGCGTTCGGGCTGGGCGAGGCCGCCTCGATCGCCGCCTCCACCGTCGCGGCCGGCATCAAGCCTGGGAAGGAGCTGCAGCGGACCCTGTCGCTGACGGCGGATGCCGCGTCGATCGCGGGGATCTCGCTGGGCGAGATGGGCTCGATCTTCAACAAGGTCGCGGCCGGCAACCGCGCCACGATGGAGGAGATCAACCAGCTCGCCGACCGTGGCGTCCCGATCATCCAGTGGCTCGCGGATGAGTTCGGGGTGACGGCGCTGGCCGTCCGTGACATGGTCTCCGACGGCGAGGTCGACTTCGCCACGTTCCAGAACGCCATCGAGAAGAACATCGGCGGTGCCGCCCTCAAGGCGGGCGAGTCGTTCACGGGTTCGTTGGCGAACATGGGTGCGGGGCTGGGCCGGTTCGGCGCGATCATCCTCGGCCCCGCGTTCGAGGCTGCCAAGGGCTGGTTCGCCGGCATCACCGACGGACTCGACCTCCTCGCCGCCAGAATCGCCCCGTTCGTGCCTGTCATCGCCGACAAGCTCGCTGGCGCGTTCGCTGTCGTGACCGGCTGGCTCGGCCAGTTCGGGGGCTGGTGGAGCGAGCACGGCGACGCCGTCATCGGCATGGTCATCACGCTCGGAGGCGCGGTCGGTGACGTCCTCGTCGGCGCGTTCGACGCGGTCGTGGGGATATGGAACAGCGTCGTCAAGCCCGCCTTCGACGCCGTCATGCGCAGCCTCACCTCGACCGACGGGCTACTCCGCAGAGGTCTGCTCGTAGGGTTCGGTCTGCTCGTCACGGCACTCTCCGGGGTCGGCGGTGCGCTGTCGGCTGCGGGCCGCTGGATGACGGCGAACAAGGGCGTCATGCAGGGCATCGCGACGTTCCTCGCGGTCGTGTTCGTCCCCCACTGGATCAAGCTGGGCATTCAGGCCGTGGTGGCGTCGCTGCAGGTCGCGGCGGCGTGGGTGGCGTCCGCGGCGGGTGGGGTAGCTGCGGCTGCGGCGACGTCGCTGAACATCGGCAAGATGATCGCCCGCTGGGCATGGGCCGGCGTCAAGTCGCTGCTCCACGCCGCCAAGGTCGCCGCGGCGTGGGTCGTCGCGATGGGTCCGGTCGGATGGGTCATCGCCACCGTCGTTGGCCTGGTCGCGTTGATCGTCGCGAACTGGGACAAGGTCGTCGCGTTCACCCGCAAGGCGTGGACCTGGGTGACCGACAAGCTCCGCTCGGCGTGGCGGATCGCGGTGGACGTCGTCAAGGTCGGCATGCGAGTCGTCCTGGCGTCGATGACGGGCGGCATGTCCGAGGTCGTGCTGTGGGTCGTGCGCAACTGGGACCGGGTCACGGCCGCGTTCCGGGGCGCCCGCGACCGTCTCGTATCGATCGTGACCGGCATCCGTGACCGGGTCGTGGGGTTCTTCGTGTCGCTGCGGGATCGGCTCGTGGCGATCGCCACGGCGATACGTGACCGGGTCGTGGGGTTCTTCACCCGCCTCAAGGAACTCGCCGTCGCCAAGGTCACGGACCTGGTGACGGGTGTGCGCACCCAGTTCGACCGGGTCGTCGAGTTCATCAAGGGGATGCCCGGCCGCATCGCGAGGGTCGCGTCGGGGATGTGGGACGGCATCAAGGACGCGTTCCGGGCCGCGATCAACTGGATCATCAGGGCGTGGAACCGGCTCGAGTTCCGCATCCCCGGGTTCGACCCTCCCGGGCCCGGACCGAAGTTCAGCGGGTTCACCCTCGGCGTTCCCGACATCCCGCTGCTCGACAAGGGTGGCGTGGCCATGTCACCGACCCTGGCGATGATCGCTGAGCGCCGTCCCGAAGCGGTCATTCCGCTCGACAAGGCCTTCCCGGTCGCCGCACCACCACAGGTCCCGTCGACACTCGTGGTGGTCGATGCGGACGGGACGCT belongs to Actinomycetota bacterium and includes:
- a CDS encoding major capsid protein, with protein sequence MAIFFDAPVEPDALTTFIREVPIPSELRLLEESGERFETDNTIDWAEITQTNRTARYRSYDGRIHVSARDTGEEKRVKLLPLSTSLSMGEYERLQLEFARTGGTRQEALARAIYNDAERLTREVQNRLEQAIGDVLTDGKLTINEGGFVGEADYGVPANQIVTAAIAWTDTTNATVLTDLVAWYDVQIGNGVIPEVIRTSNRVIRLMTKNKEIIDAVHGSTQGRTRVTIDDLNSLLASEGLPQVVASYDTQVDVDGTATRTIPDDRLLFTPASLTDLVQVAMGISATALELVDSNLAEMDFEEAPGIVGVVEKIGPPYREFTFVDAVGMPVLTDAKRLFVADVA
- a CDS encoding phage tail protein, whose amino-acid sequence is MLDATKVRVGVTGAVYVAPEGTARPTDATAALIAAFVDVGYISEDGVTESQDEDVEDITAWQNGAKVRKVKTSHDLMYSFTMIETSAVTLREYYGNFAAADSVAVGNPVDDTVEIDGVELPHRVWVLSVLDGEHVLRVVIPDGQVTERGDITYVNGEAVGREVTISCFPDANGNKAYIYMAEVAVV
- a CDS encoding DUF5361 domain-containing protein, with the protein product MGEGVGVAGGILGLYGLVEQHREAIDYDLLTLGLDLGDLGTPRLDWSRLRAVVVYSPATSALASSMHGDAASWSVSDHLLAAAVDALNAGNWQRGGGKGRRPKPVARPGEKPKDQRRFGTGKMSLSQAQAFFARINRPEPVRAAEVEASCTAEGCSRPVHARGMCSMHYKRWWRQSRSSP
- a CDS encoding tape measure protein, translating into MAAVELATAYVQLLPSTRGIKKQLDRELSGPAAEAGQRAGERAGGRFSGAFTGIVSTALKVGGVAAAAAFGASLVKGFGRLKAIDDARFKLAGLGHDAAVVDAMMTDALASVKGTAFGLGEAASIAASTVAAGIKPGKELQRTLSLTADAASIAGISLGEMGSIFNKVAAGNRATMEEINQLADRGVPIIQWLADEFGVTALAVRDMVSDGEVDFATFQNAIEKNIGGAALKAGESFTGSLANMGAGLGRFGAIILGPAFEAAKGWFAGITDGLDLLAARIAPFVPVIADKLAGAFAVVTGWLGQFGGWWSEHGDAVIGMVITLGGAVGDVLVGAFDAVVGIWNSVVKPAFDAVMRSLTSTDGLLRRGLLVGFGLLVTALSGVGGALSAAGRWMTANKGVMQGIATFLAVVFVPHWIKLGIQAVVASLQVAAAWVASAAGGVAAAAATSLNIGKMIARWAWAGVKSLLHAAKVAAAWVVAMGPVGWVIATVVGLVALIVANWDKVVAFTRKAWTWVTDKLRSAWRIAVDVVKVGMRVVLASMTGGMSEVVLWVVRNWDRVTAAFRGARDRLVSIVTGIRDRVVGFFVSLRDRLVAIATAIRDRVVGFFTRLKELAVAKVTDLVTGVRTQFDRVVEFIKGMPGRIARVASGMWDGIKDAFRAAINWIIRAWNRLEFRIPGFDPPGPGPKFSGFTLGVPDIPLLDKGGVAMSPTLAMIAERRPEAVIPLDKAFPVAAPPQVPSTLVVVDADGTLIGRMRVEADRQLDTHDRRHALELRAS